A genomic region of Serinus canaria isolate serCan28SL12 chromosome 1A, serCan2020, whole genome shotgun sequence contains the following coding sequences:
- the SHISAL1 gene encoding protein shisa-like-1 yields the protein MMTSCGQQSLNVLMVLLSLLLSAALSAHFRVCEPYTDYKGRYHFGFHCPRLSDNKSYIFCCHHNNTVFKYCCNETEFQTVMQMNLTGNADGYMHNNYSALLGVWIYGFFVVILLILDLLYYSSMNYDICKFYLARWGIHGKWMTPGQSQWINPAQDPRQTQPQTQPQPQTSQTEHTLKGDALSPPLVSFQSTTA from the exons ATGATGACAAGTTGTGGTCAACAGTCCTTGAATGTGCTGATGGTTCTGCTTTCATTACTCTTGTCAGCAG cgTTGTCCGCACATTTTCGGGTCTGCGAGCCATACACGGACTACAAAGGTCGCTACCACTTTGGTTTTCACTGCCCCCGTCTTTCTGACAATAAATCTTACATCTTTTGCTGTCACCATAACAACACAGTGTTTAAATATTGCTGCAATGAGACAGAATTTCAGACTGTTATGCAGATGAACTTAACAGGGAATGCAGATGGATATATGCATAA CAACTACAGTGCACTGTTGGGAGTGTGGATCTATGGCTTTTTTGTGGTGATCTTACTGATACTGGACCTTTTATATTACTCTTCAATGAACTATGATATTTGCAAATTTTACCTGGCCCGCTGGGGAATCCATGGAAAGTGGATGACACCGGGACAGAGTCAATGGATTAACCCTGCTCAGGACCCAAGACAGACACAGCCTCAAACTCAGCCCCAGCCTCAAACATCACAGACAGAACACACCTTAAAAGGAGATGCTTTAAGCCCACCCCTGGTGTCTTTTCAGAGTACAACTGCCTG